GATACCGTCGATGCCGCGCAGTCCATCGCTCCGCTGCACCTGCTGCTGGCCGATGACAACGCCACCAGCCGCCACTGCATCGCCCAGGCCATCGCCGCTGCCGGCTGGACTTGCGACGTCGCCGCCGACGCGCAGGCGGCGATCGCGCTGCTGCGCAATGGCGCCGTGTACGATGCGGTGCTGGTGGACTGGCAGATGGCCGAACTGTGTGCCCTCCAGCCCGAGATCAGGGCGCCGCTGGTCTGCATGCTCAACGCCTACGGCCGCGACCTGGTGGCCGAAGACATGGCCAACGCCCGCATTGCCGCCTGCCTGGCCAAGCCGGTGACGGCGGTGGGCCTGCTGGAGGCGGTGCAGGCCGCGCGCGCCCTCGGCCAGGAGCCGGCCGCACCGGACGATAACGCCCAGCCGGCGCTCGCTGGCGTACGCATCCTGCTGGTGGAAGACAATCCGATCAACCAGGTGGTGGCGCGCGGCCTGCTGGAACAGGCCGGCGCGCGGGTGGCGGTGGCCGAGAACGGCGAGGATGCCGTCACGCAGCTGCGCCGCCTCGATTGCGACCTGGTGCTGATGGACGTGCAAATGCCGGTGATGGACGGCTTTACCGCCACCCGCATCATCCGCGAAGAACTGCGGTTGTCGCTGCCGGTGATTGCCATGACGGCCGGCGTGATGGCCAGCGAGCGCGAACAGTGCATCGCGGCTGGCATGGACGACTTTATCGGCAAGCCGATCGACGTCGAACAGATGTTCTCGATCCTGGCGCGCCACCTGGGCCGCGCCGCCCCTGAGCGATAACCAAAAGCGCGCCTGCCATGCGCTTTTGTCATAGCGCGAATTCTTCCATAGCTTATCTGTTTTAGTTCGTTTTATATCGCAAGCGAGACGAATATAGTGCGGATTATGACTTCCGTATCTATAGACTCCGCCCGCGCGCAGCTCCTCGGCAGCGAATTTCGCCGCAGTTATGGCTGGCTTACCGGCGCCATGCAGCGCCTGGTGGGCTCGCGCCACGATGCCGAAGACCTGGCTGCATCGGCCTTCACAGAACTGGCGCTGGTTGACGACATCGCCGTGGTGCGCCAGCCGCGCGCACTGCTGACCACCATCGGCCGCCGCCTGACGTGGGAATTCTGGCGCCGCCGCGACCTCGAGCGCGATTACCTGGCCCAACTGGCGCTAACGCCCGGCCATTGGCATGCTTCACCCGAAGATGTTTGCATGGCGGTCGAGGAACTGGTGCGCATCGACGCCGCGCTGGCCGGCTTGAGCGCCCGCGCGCGCGAAGCCTTCATCCTCAGCCAGTACGAAGAACTCGGTTATGCCGAGATCGCGGCGCGGCTCGGGGTTTCCGTGAGCATGGTCCGCAAATACATCGCGCAAGCCTTGCTGGCCTGCTGCGGCAACGCATGAGCACTGACGCCACCGGCCTGGCCTGGCGCCAGGCCGTGGAATGGGAGGCACGCCTGCGCGACGGGCAGGCCGCCGCTGATGCTGGTATCGATAACGATGGGCTGCGCGACTTCGCCCGCTGGTATGCCGCCAGCGCATCGCATGCGCAGGCTTGGGACGCCTTGCAGGAGCGCCTGGCGCGCCTGGGCGGCCGCACCGGTGCGACGTTGTCCGGCGGTGGCCCTGATGCGGCCATGGCGGCGGCCTTGCGCGCGCCTTCCGATGAACGCCGTAGCGCACTGCGCGCCGCCTTCGGCCTGTTGGTGGTGGGCGTGGGCGCCTGGGGCGCGCGCGCCGGCTATCACCAACTGGGGCTGGACGCCGACTGGCGCGGCGCCGTCGGCCAGCGCGGCCGCGCCACGCTGGCCGACGGCACGGCGATGGCCTACGACGCCAACAGCCGTATTTATCTACAAAGCGGGACCGGTGCTGCCGGCACGGCAAGCCTGCACCTGCAGCGTGGCCAGTTGCTGTTGACGCCTGGTGCTTTGGGCGCCAGGGCACCATTGACCGTGGCCACCGCGCACGGCGTGGTGCAGGCCGACGGCGCCGAGTTCACGGTGGGCCGCCTGCGCGCGCGCAGCGTGGTGGCCGTGCGTTCCGGCAGCGCCATGCTGCGTCCCGATGGGCATGCCGCGCTGCGGCTGCAAGCCGGCCAGGCCTGCTACTTCAACCGCGATGGCGCCCGCGCCAGCGACCTGTCGTTCGCTGCCGTCAGCGGCTGGACGCGCGGCGTGCACGTGGCCGACCGCGCACCGCTGGCCGAGCTGCTGGACGTGTTCGGCCGCTACCGGCCCGGCATGCTGCGCGCCAGCGACAGTGCGGCCGCACGGCTGGTGAGCGGGGTCTTCCGCCTGCACGATATCGACGCCGCCTTGCGGCAATTGGCGGAGGCTTTGCCGGTGACCGTCACGCGGTATGGCCGCTATTTGACGGTGCTGCGCTGACCGGGTCGCGCTGACCGGGGCACGCTGCCCCCCGAAAAATTATTTTCAACCGGCGCTGACGCTTTTGCATTCTCGTTGCACATGGGTTTGAAGCGTCTCAGCGGAGGCGCACTACACTGTGAGGCAGCTCGTGAACAAGACTTACCAACTGGCCCTGCTGGCCATTCCAGCAGCGATACAATTGCTGGTGGCGCCGGCCGCGCTGGCGCAGGAACAAGCCAGGCAAACCTACCAGCTGGCCGGCGCGCCGCTCGACAAGACCCTGCTGCGCATCGCCGCCGACAGCGGCGTGGCGCTGGCCTACGATCCGCGCTTGCTGGAAACGGTGCGTTCAGCGCCCGTCAACGGCACCTACAGCGCGACCGAAGCGATCCGGCGCGCGCTGGAAGGCACCGGTTTCGAACTGGGCGCCAGCGGCGGCACCCTGACCATCCGCCGCGCGGCGCCGCCGCCGGCCACCGTGCCGCCGGTCAAAGTCCTGATGGCGCCGGTGGCCTTGCGCGCGCCGGCGCACGCCGAGTCGGCGCCGGCTGCAGCGGTTGCGCCGCCGCCCGGCGGCGAGGTGCTGGCCCGGGTGACGGTGAGCGGCAGCCGGGTGGGCCGCTTCGATGAAACCACCGACGATCCTCAGCGGGCGCCCACGTCGTCGTACCGCGTCACCGGCGACCAGATCGAAGAGCAGAACCTGACCACGCTGGAAGACTTGCAGCAGCTGGTGCCCGGCCTGGTGATCCAGAGCACCGATCCGTCGGACACCCAGATCACCATCCGCGGCGTGGG
This is a stretch of genomic DNA from Duganella zoogloeoides. It encodes these proteins:
- a CDS encoding FecR family protein; this translates as MSTDATGLAWRQAVEWEARLRDGQAAADAGIDNDGLRDFARWYAASASHAQAWDALQERLARLGGRTGATLSGGGPDAAMAAALRAPSDERRSALRAAFGLLVVGVGAWGARAGYHQLGLDADWRGAVGQRGRATLADGTAMAYDANSRIYLQSGTGAAGTASLHLQRGQLLLTPGALGARAPLTVATAHGVVQADGAEFTVGRLRARSVVAVRSGSAMLRPDGHAALRLQAGQACYFNRDGARASDLSFAAVSGWTRGVHVADRAPLAELLDVFGRYRPGMLRASDSAAARLVSGVFRLHDIDAALRQLAEALPVTVTRYGRYLTVLR
- a CDS encoding sigma-70 family RNA polymerase sigma factor, translating into MTSVSIDSARAQLLGSEFRRSYGWLTGAMQRLVGSRHDAEDLAASAFTELALVDDIAVVRQPRALLTTIGRRLTWEFWRRRDLERDYLAQLALTPGHWHASPEDVCMAVEELVRIDAALAGLSARAREAFILSQYEELGYAEIAARLGVSVSMVRKYIAQALLACCGNA